Proteins from a genomic interval of Betaproteobacteria bacterium:
- a CDS encoding MmgE/PrpD family protein, giving the protein MVVHEVRVHPSSAQLPRQAQLTWKMAELAAAAPPPTPEVAEMVTCRAIDNAGVALASIDRRPVATARVMALAHPRAGGATLFGLPPDVRVHAEWAAWANATAVRELDFHDCAPPAAHPGDNIAPLIAVAQQMGCDGAALVRAIAVAYEIQVALGRGIPLAPTQKEQTGHLCPATTAGLGALLRLPVATIYQALNQAVLISQSTRQTRKGEMTSWKAFVPGHSGKLAIDAVDRAMRGEASPSPAYEGESGAIAYMLGGPDACYHVSLPAPGEPLGAILQTFTKAHAAVNHAQAFIDLAFELRAGVDLTRVREVVVRTNSAVHNIVGSGANDPEKSSPDASRETLDHSLSYLVTVALEDGWFHHERSYAHERAHRPGTIALWRKVRSVADPFWDAQYRQARPERPALGGRLELHLVDGRVIAGEKPVADAQIGGARTMDRTGYEQKFRALAGPVVDAEVLEAFLALTHQLSSASPEAVCRLNPPCKVRPDRPDGKGIYDHAVTDSSTDIGRNTS; this is encoded by the coding sequence ATGGTCGTGCATGAGGTACGGGTGCATCCGAGCTCGGCGCAATTGCCCAGACAGGCGCAGCTGACGTGGAAGATGGCCGAGCTGGCCGCAGCCGCGCCCCCGCCGACGCCCGAGGTGGCCGAGATGGTCACCTGCCGCGCCATCGACAACGCGGGCGTGGCGCTGGCGTCGATCGATCGCCGGCCGGTCGCCACCGCTCGCGTCATGGCACTGGCCCACCCGCGCGCCGGTGGGGCGACGCTCTTCGGGCTCCCGCCGGACGTGCGCGTGCATGCCGAGTGGGCCGCCTGGGCGAATGCGACCGCGGTGCGAGAGCTGGACTTTCACGATTGCGCCCCGCCCGCCGCCCATCCCGGGGACAACATCGCGCCTCTGATCGCCGTGGCCCAGCAGATGGGGTGCGACGGCGCGGCGCTGGTCCGCGCCATTGCCGTGGCTTACGAGATCCAGGTGGCATTGGGCCGAGGTATTCCGCTCGCCCCGACGCAGAAAGAGCAGACTGGCCACCTGTGTCCTGCCACTACGGCGGGCCTGGGGGCGCTTCTGCGGTTGCCCGTGGCCACCATCTACCAGGCACTCAATCAGGCCGTGCTCATTTCCCAGTCCACGCGCCAGACACGCAAGGGCGAGATGACGTCGTGGAAGGCGTTCGTTCCGGGCCATTCGGGCAAGCTCGCCATCGACGCGGTCGATCGCGCCATGCGCGGCGAGGCCTCTCCCAGCCCGGCCTACGAAGGGGAGAGCGGTGCCATCGCCTACATGCTCGGCGGTCCCGATGCCTGCTACCACGTGTCGCTGCCGGCGCCCGGCGAGCCCCTGGGCGCGATTCTCCAGACCTTCACGAAGGCGCATGCGGCGGTCAATCACGCTCAGGCCTTCATCGACCTGGCCTTCGAGCTGCGCGCCGGCGTTGACCTGACCCGGGTGCGCGAGGTGGTGGTGCGTACCAATAGCGCCGTGCACAACATCGTCGGCAGCGGCGCGAACGATCCGGAGAAATCCAGCCCCGACGCCAGCCGCGAGACGCTCGATCACTCGCTCTCGTACCTCGTGACGGTGGCGCTGGAGGACGGGTGGTTTCACCACGAACGCAGTTACGCGCACGAGCGCGCCCACCGTCCCGGCACCATCGCGTTGTGGCGGAAGGTTCGCTCGGTTGCCGATCCCTTCTGGGATGCCCAATACCGGCAGGCGCGACCGGAGCGGCCCGCCCTGGGCGGGCGGCTCGAACTGCACCTGGTCGATGGCCGGGTGATCGCCGGCGAGAAGCCGGTCGCCGATGCCCAGATCGGGGGTGCCCGGACCATGGACAGGACGGGGTACGAGCAAAAGTTCCGTGCACTGGCCGGCCCCGTCGTGGACGCCGAGGTGCTGGAAGCCTTCCTCGCTCTGACCCACCAGCTTTCCAGCGCATCGCCTGAAGCCGTGTGCCGGCTGAATCCACCTTGCAAGGTACGACCCGACCGACCCGACGGCAAGGGCATCTACGATCACGCCGTCACCGACAGCAGTACCGATATTGGGAGAAACACGTCATGA
- a CDS encoding LLM class flavin-dependent oxidoreductase: protein MRFGLMAGAAASSSDSTWEERFDGLLAWCREISSLGYGLLWWAGTDRGVDPQTALARLAAIDAGMDLAILYLVPLYHPVRLAAEVATWDRASGGRTTIAVAQGWRDRQFDAYGIPKEERLGRFTEALEAMKQLWQQDEVHFRGKYFSFDTHASGERADAATVVPRPVQQPYPRILVAANGDAAIRRAAAIADGWLISTRSTYSVIARQVKLFREAAEAAGRNPIIWAWRDAYCAKDWKTAIETVRPALEPFYADRARLGHDRDLPRGDSLTGSLEDIVRGRLIIGSPEDCAEEIEKYRMLGIENISMRMRWEGMTKEQGMDSVRLMASEVLSRFR from the coding sequence ATGAGATTCGGGCTAATGGCAGGCGCGGCCGCGTCCTCATCGGACTCCACATGGGAGGAGCGCTTCGATGGGCTGCTCGCATGGTGTCGAGAAATCTCCTCGCTCGGGTACGGGCTTCTGTGGTGGGCCGGCACCGATCGCGGCGTCGATCCACAGACCGCCCTGGCGCGTCTGGCCGCCATCGACGCCGGTATGGATCTCGCTATCCTGTATCTGGTCCCGCTCTATCACCCGGTGCGGCTCGCGGCTGAGGTCGCAACCTGGGACCGCGCAAGCGGGGGGCGCACCACCATCGCCGTGGCGCAGGGATGGCGCGATCGCCAGTTCGACGCCTACGGCATCCCCAAGGAGGAGCGACTCGGCCGCTTCACCGAGGCGCTGGAGGCGATGAAGCAGCTCTGGCAACAGGACGAGGTCCACTTCCGGGGCAAGTACTTCAGCTTCGACACGCACGCCTCCGGCGAGCGCGCGGACGCCGCCACCGTGGTCCCACGACCGGTGCAGCAGCCGTATCCCAGGATCCTGGTGGCAGCCAACGGGGACGCGGCCATTCGGCGCGCAGCCGCCATCGCGGACGGTTGGCTCATCAGCACGCGCAGCACTTACTCGGTCATCGCCCGGCAGGTCAAGCTGTTCCGGGAGGCCGCGGAGGCCGCGGGGCGCAATCCCATCATCTGGGCATGGCGCGACGCTTACTGCGCAAAGGACTGGAAGACCGCGATCGAAACCGTCCGGCCCGCGCTGGAGCCGTTCTACGCGGACCGTGCCCGCCTTGGACACGACCGCGACCTCCCGCGGGGCGACAGCCTGACCGGGTCGCTCGAGGACATCGTGCGCGGCAGGCTGATCATCGGCAGTCCGGAAGATTGCGCGGAAGAAATCGAGAAGTACCGAATGCTCGGCATCGAGAACATCAGCATGCGCATGCGCTGGGAGGGCATGACGAAAGAGCAGGGGATGGACTCTGTCCGGTTGATGGCGTCAGAGGTGCTTTCCCGCTTCCGCTGA